The Lolium rigidum isolate FL_2022 chromosome 2, APGP_CSIRO_Lrig_0.1, whole genome shotgun sequence genomic interval actgttattcattgatatatttcatatttgaacataatacttatgttatttcatctattttgcatgtttcatgattattggaggatcgagcaccggagccaggattctgctggaaaaagcaccgtcagaatgcaatatttcggaagatcaacagttgacggaaattataccaaaaatcctatttttccagatgaggaAGTAATCCAGAAGGGGGAgttgaggggacccgaggtgggcccaccccataggccggcgcggcccaagggctggccgcgccgccctgtgaggagggggcccacagcccctctcgcctccttttcttcgcgaaatccttcgtcccgaagacctaagccccagaggatacctcatgaagagttacagccgcctctgcggggcggagaacaccagagagaaaacagctctccggcgggctgagatccgccggggaaattccctccgggagggggaaatcgacgccatcgtcaccgtcatcgagctggacatcatctccatcgccatcatcatcatcatcaccatcatcacctccatctccaccgctggacatcgtcaccgccgtagtaatttggggtttgatcttgattgtttgataggggaaactctcccggtattgatttctacttgttattgatgctattgagtgaaaccgttgaaccaaggtttatgttcagattgctatccatcatcatatcacctctgatcatgttccatatgatgtctcgtgagtagttcgtttagttcttgaggacatgggtgaagtctaaatgttagtagtgaagtatggttgagtaatattcaatgttatgatatttaagttgtggtgttattcttctagttgtgtcgtgtgaacgtcgactacacgacacttcacctttatgggcctaggggaatgcatcttgtactcgtttgccaattgcggggttgccggagtgacgaaactcgagcccccgttggtatatcgatgcgggagggatagcaggatctaagagtttaaggctgtggttagatttatcttaattactttcttgtagttgcggatgcttgcaaggggtataatcacaagtatgtattagtcctaggaagggcggtacattagcacaggttcacccacacaacacttatcaaaacaatgaagattaattagccgtatgtagcgaaagcactagactaaaattccgtgtgtcctcgagaacgtttggtcaatataagtaaacaaaccggcttgtcctttgtgctaaaaaggattgggccactcgctgcaattgttactctcgcactttacttactcttactttattcaactgctacatcaaaaccccctgaatacttgtctgtgagcatttacagtgaatccttcatcgaaactgcttgtcaacaccttctgctcctcgttgggttcgacactcttacttatcgaagatgctgcgatacaccccctatacttgtgggtcatcataagCCTTCAAATAATGAATTGAGATGCCTAAATAACTGATATGAATCTGGACAATCCCACAGCCAAAAAGATCAGCATATTGGGTTGCATGTCTTGTGCCTCACCGAATCAAAATAATTaatttttatggaagttaattttaagATCTCATATCTTCTCGAAATCTATAGAATAATTTAAGATTTCTTGATTTCTCAAGATCATGCTCCATAAAAAATGAATAATAAATAGTCCACCATATCCACAAGATGTGAAACTTTTAATTTGACCATAAACTTTATGCCTCCATAATTATAGTTGGCATATGGGCGATCCTGGAAACTTTTTATGATCCAAAACAAATCTTAATTCGTTGTGCCAAAGAAATTACGCCTTAAACATAGGAATGGAGGGGGTATAAGTCATGTAGTTAACTATATTAGCTATACCTGGAAAGCTTTAAATAGTGGCTTGCTAAAATTGAGAACATGGAGACATAATCTAAGCTGGAGTCAAAATCGTTTTAAATGGGGACAATGCAGATCAAGTACATACTAATGAACATTGATTGAACACTTAATATTTATCCATATCAAATAGAGGATATGACATAAATCATCCATTTGTTGGACATGTTTAAATGTCCAGTGAACCGCCAAGGATATGAGTTTAGAACTTCCAAAAAAGAACATGGCATTACTCTATatattctcttgtggaaataacaTACCGCAAGCCAGTAGAGAGCCATACAATTCTAAGTTCTTGAAGGAACACACTTCCGTGTACCGATGGGTTGTGGTTATGTTGTCTTGCCAATTTTATTGTGCTTTTTATTCGCACCTTCCTACCACAGTTTGGTTGAGCCAATAGATGGTGGTAGTAATCTGACTAATGAGAAGGTATGATTCGACATATGAAATTATTTTCAATTCTTCCATGAACCACGTTCTTGTATATGTTGGGCTACTTAACAATGATTACTACTCcttatccataataagtgtcggggtattatggattggagggagtatcaCAAACTTAGTAATCCCTAACTATTCTTCTTTGTGTTGAGATAATGATGACGTGGATGAAGAAGATGGTACCAAAAAATAGATATTGGGTGCATGTGTATAGTTATATATGATTATTTAGTCACAACAAAATTATTCGTTATATATTCCCAATTTAAAATCAGAGAAGTAGATGGTGAAATAAGAATAGTACTCTGATCCCTTCATCCTGGTAAGGATGTcgtagatttttctaaatttggatgtatctaaacacgatttagtgtgtagatacatcttaATTTAGAAAAATATGTGACATCCTTTTTGGAACGGAGGAAATAAATCAATTGTTCTAACTGGCCAAAGTTAATTATGTCGTGTGCAGAACACTACTCTCTCGGTGCCTAAAGCTTTCGGCTTCGTCCCAAGAAAATTTATAGATGGTGGAGGCAACACTATATCTCatgtatctctctctctctctctctctctctctctctctctctctctctctctctctctctctctctctctctcatagccATATAATGTATTTGCACTATTCCATGAGATAAGTCATTGATAAATAATAATTTGAATTTACATGCATGAATGACTTTTACGTACTTCCAATAGTTCTCTAAAGGTTGTCGTATTTTTAAAATGTACACATTCAAAACAAAACTTTGAGAAAAACTACTTTCGGAAGACACTTAGAATTCTCAGAAAAATAATATACTGTCAATGTAAATTTAGCAAGAAGTGTATGCATATGATCTTCAAGTGcataatccaaaaaaaaattgtgaaAGTTTGCATAATAAATATTTCCTAAGTTTGGCTTTATCTATGTATGAAACGATAGGTTTAAGAGAACAAGGAAGAATACTTGGTGAAACTAAATTCTAGGTATCACTTAAAGCAAATGACACACCCAGTTTTAACAATACTTTACAATGTTTTATTTAAAAAATTATCTCGAGAGGCAGAGATCCGTGCTTAATAATCAAGAAAAATAGCAATACCTACTTAAGGAGAAAATTGGGCGAAAAAAACACAAATGCATATACCTGATCACATGATCTAATTAGGAGAGAATTGTGTACTGTTTCTAGTGTTTATAGTTTTTCCTGAATGGTTCACTAATTTGAACTAGTTTTTGTATCACTAGTACGCAATGTGGCACACAGGGCTAGGGAAATACTATGGTCTTCGAGCTGAAATAAGTGTATGGGGTTCGCCAGATCAACAATACTCTCAAGAGTCTGGAGCAGCCATACAGATGTACTGTGAAGATGCGGGACATTACAGCTTAATTGAAGCTGGATTTCATGTGAAACATCGATTACGCTTATtctaataaaataaaatgaattttAAGAAACTAGTACTAGTACTTCAATTACATGATGGTTTGCTTTGCAGGTTTCCCCGTCTTTGTACCATAATAGAGATGTTCGCTTCTTTACATACTCAACAGTAAGCATAGGCCATGCTATTTTATATGATACATAACATCGAGGTTTATTTTTACACCCACCTAACAAATGGTTCTGTGTGTAATTTCTCAGAAAGATACTAAATCAGCGGGATGCTACAACTCAGATTGTGCGGGATTTGTTCCCGCAAAAGGAGCCGCGCTAGTGCCTGGCCAAGCAGTTGCTCCCCCCTCAATTTATGGCGAAGCTGACCACTACGCCAGGATTAGCTTAAACGAGGTGCCCCTTTTGTTCTTGTAGATGCTAATACATCTCTCTGGAAATCGCATTTGATCATATATATACATGTCCCATAAAAGTATATATACGTGCGCCCTTTTGTTCTTGTAGATGCTAAAGGTTTTCAGGGAAAGCATATTCTGTTGCATTCTTTACTGGTTTCTTTATAAGTGCATTATTATATCTTGTTAATTTAccataattattgtttttgaccACCACCCGTTGATTATTTTTTTTCATAGGATCCAAATTCTGGGGAATGGGTGTTGTACCGGCACGATTTAGGAGAACCATCATTCTTGGGGCATTTTCCAAGAGAGTTTTGCCCAACAAAATCACGCATACAAGCGTTAACCGGATTCGTGAATTACCTAAAAACCGCATCGGGTCCTCCAATGGGCAGCGGTCACTTCCCTGATGATATGGACGTAAAGAGATCGGCGTATTTCAAGCATGTAAAGATGTACGACTCCGGGGGTCACGCGTGGGACCCACATACCACGCGAGTGATCGATTTTGTTGACAAGCGGGACTGCTACCGGGCAACTGGGTTAGTTATGGACTTCAATAAGGGCTACACGTTTTACTATGGTGGACCAAGTGGTTGTGTTGGTTGATAGCACAAGTTTTTGTTGCTTCTTGTGGTTCAATAAATTATAAACTATGACCCTTGATGTGGAGAAGTTGTTTCTTGTTCTATCTAATTTgaaataaaggaaaaaaaattagcaTGTTGAATTGATTAAGAAAAAGATTGCCCGGTTATTCAGAGGACCGAACAACTTCATCTCAAGTATTTCTTATACTCCCGCGATCCATAGTAAGTGCTAGACTAATCACaatgtatagaagtatcatgtgtatgatactgatatattttattatctccaCAATGTATAGAAACATCACTCCCATATCATGTACTATTATCATAGCCtacttatattaattgatttgtagaatctcaatgcaatatatgtacaagatttatttgatattaaattttctagtactaAGTGCTattatacggtatctacctatttgCTATTAAATACATgtataagatttatttgatattaaattttctagtactaCGTGCTATTATAcgatatctacctatgatactactatcatctcgagaaattcgtcttggctcccgggagcatttgctcccggatttttggggagcaaattttatttttcaaaatttttcaaaaaattccgaaaaaaatcatgcacgtagctgaccatggcacgcaccaccttgtgaaatgtcgctgcgaaatgtcatcgtatgcgtcctggacaaaaatgacaaatttccagatctgagattcatatttttggatctcatttcatgtcagaaatttgtcatttttatccAGGGCGCATACAATGACATTTTGCAACGAAATTTTAcacggtggtgcgtgccatggtcaggtacatgCATAATTTTTTTCGGAATTGTTTGACAAGTTTtcgatttgttttaattttttgaaaaaaccgggagcaaatgctcccgggagccaaatcgCCGCTCTCCATcatctctctcatctttaattgcaTTGCCACATTAGCTTTTTGCATGTATAAGTTGCATGATAGTACCTATGATATTCTCATCCCATTGTGAGTAGTCTTAGATTGG includes:
- the LOC124689096 gene encoding uncharacterized protein LOC124689096; its protein translation is MWHTGLGKYYGLRAEISVWGSPDQQYSQESGAAIQMYCEDAGHYSLIEAGFHVSPSLYHNRDVRFFTYSTKDTKSAGCYNSDCAGFVPAKGAALVPGQAVAPPSIYGEADHYARISLNEDPNSGEWVLYRHDLGEPSFLGHFPREFCPTKSRIQALTGFVNYLKTASGPPMGSGHFPDDMDVKRSAYFKHVKMYDSGGHAWDPHTTRVIDFVDKRDCYRATGLVMDFNKGYTFYYGGPSGCVG